The Amycolatopsis mongoliensis genome includes a window with the following:
- a CDS encoding ABC transporter family substrate-binding protein — MRRTKAVSALSLVAGASLLLSACSGGDSGSGSTDQNGSSTDVKSMAVGKAEQGDTFKLADVKGWDGTVTVGIDDGYSGYNNNTPDTNSSYNTYILTTVLEDAFVLDGNNKVLLNNDILDSVDVTSKDPQVVTYKIKPNLKWSDDAPFDCKDFYLTWLANSGLAKGSDGKTPFNAASTTGYDKIKTATCKDNLTFETDYSEPYLDYKGLFSGVAILPAHVLEKQTGIADITKLAPTGDPAQLSKAGDFWTNGWKGFKKDIMPASGPYMITGFDANQKSVTLEKNPKWAGGKGGPAKIVVRAMEDTKAMATALQNGEIDVAASTQPDATAAATMKSLAPQGVTYGSAPQLTYEHLDLQFNRIFKDDAIRKAFFESIDRKAIVDKLLKEVQADAAPLNSIVFFQGEEGYTDLYGSKAGLGAEAAAKTLTDAGWTKGADGIFAKGGQRASFKITHNQNARRSQTVEIIISQAKAAGIEVKDETDANFLKGGRVSTGDYDVALFGWSSAPFKSQSRSIYVCPNDGGDQNYQNLCDTKIDEAFNAAVKATDETVKTQSYQAADKAIADKYATVPLWQTPSMWAFKGIDRVYMQSYNGALWNAGEWEKK, encoded by the coding sequence ATGAGGAGAACCAAAGCAGTCTCCGCCTTGTCGCTCGTCGCAGGCGCCTCGCTGCTGCTGAGCGCCTGCAGCGGTGGCGACTCGGGCTCGGGCAGCACCGACCAGAACGGATCGTCGACCGACGTCAAGTCGATGGCGGTCGGCAAGGCCGAGCAGGGTGACACGTTCAAGCTCGCGGACGTCAAGGGCTGGGACGGCACGGTCACGGTCGGGATCGACGACGGGTACTCCGGGTACAACAACAACACCCCGGACACCAACAGCTCGTACAACACCTACATCTTGACCACCGTCCTCGAAGACGCCTTCGTCCTCGACGGCAACAACAAGGTGCTGCTCAACAACGACATCCTCGACTCGGTCGACGTGACGTCCAAGGACCCGCAGGTCGTCACGTACAAGATCAAGCCGAACCTCAAGTGGTCGGACGACGCTCCCTTCGACTGCAAGGACTTCTACCTGACCTGGCTGGCGAACAGCGGGCTGGCCAAGGGCTCGGACGGCAAGACCCCGTTCAACGCGGCCTCGACCACCGGCTACGACAAGATCAAGACGGCCACCTGCAAGGACAACCTGACCTTCGAGACGGACTACAGCGAGCCGTACCTCGACTACAAGGGCCTGTTCAGCGGCGTCGCGATCCTGCCGGCGCACGTCCTCGAGAAGCAGACCGGCATCGCGGACATCACCAAGCTCGCGCCGACCGGTGACCCGGCCCAGCTGTCCAAGGCCGGCGACTTCTGGACGAACGGCTGGAAGGGCTTCAAGAAGGACATCATGCCGGCTTCCGGGCCGTACATGATCACCGGCTTCGACGCCAACCAGAAGTCCGTCACGCTCGAGAAGAACCCGAAGTGGGCGGGCGGCAAGGGCGGTCCGGCCAAGATCGTCGTCCGGGCCATGGAAGACACCAAGGCCATGGCGACCGCGCTGCAGAACGGTGAGATCGACGTCGCGGCGTCGACCCAGCCGGACGCCACCGCGGCGGCCACGATGAAGAGCCTCGCCCCGCAGGGCGTGACCTACGGCTCGGCGCCGCAGCTCACCTACGAGCACCTTGACCTGCAGTTCAACCGCATTTTCAAGGACGACGCCATCCGCAAGGCGTTCTTCGAGTCGATCGACCGCAAGGCGATCGTCGACAAGCTGCTCAAGGAAGTCCAGGCGGACGCGGCCCCGCTGAACTCGATCGTGTTCTTCCAGGGTGAAGAGGGCTACACCGACCTCTACGGCAGCAAGGCCGGCCTGGGTGCCGAAGCGGCGGCCAAGACCCTGACCGACGCGGGCTGGACGAAGGGTGCCGACGGCATCTTCGCCAAGGGCGGCCAGCGGGCTTCGTTCAAGATCACGCACAACCAGAACGCCCGCCGCAGCCAGACCGTCGAGATCATCATCTCGCAGGCCAAGGCGGCCGGCATCGAGGTCAAGGACGAGACCGACGCCAACTTCCTCAAGGGTGGCCGCGTCTCGACCGGTGACTACGACGTCGCGCTGTTCGGCTGGTCCTCGGCGCCGTTCAAGTCGCAGTCGCGCTCGATCTACGTCTGCCCGAACGACGGTGGTGACCAGAACTACCAGAACCTCTGCGACACGAAGATCGACGAGGCGTTCAACGCCGCGGTGAAGGCGACTGACGAGACCGTCAAGACCCAGAGCTACCAGGCGGCCGACAAGGCGATCGCGGACAAGTACGCCACGGTCCCGCTGTGGCAGACCCCGTCGATGTGGGCGTTCAAGGGAATCGACCGCGTGTACATGCAGTCGTACAACGGTGCCCTGTGGAACGCCGGCGAGTGGGAGAAGAAGTAA
- a CDS encoding ABC transporter permease, producing MNLVIYILRRLAISIPVLLVGTFLSFVMVAATGDPLGELRHNPQLSKEAIDALSHKLGLDQGIVPRYFSWLGDFLSGDWGTSIAQGNALQPVAPKVMAAFGVTFKLVVGAEILALIIGIIVGVLAAVKQYSIIDYLATTLAFLLFSMPIFCIAIVLKNYAIEINGWVRDLGLQDVLGNPWLRTTSPEQLKTDGVGDFITSTIGAYLLPTLSIMAISFAAYSRFQRASMLEVMGSDYVRTARAKGLANGRVIFRHAFRNALIPVTTLFSVNFGSVLAGAIITETVFNWHGMGTLLVEAVNKNDTQVMMGWLVVIATSVIIANLIADLVYGILDPRIRVG from the coding sequence TTGAACCTGGTGATCTACATCCTTCGCCGTCTGGCGATATCGATTCCCGTCCTCCTGGTCGGGACCTTTTTGTCGTTCGTGATGGTCGCCGCCACCGGTGACCCGCTCGGCGAGCTTCGCCACAACCCGCAGCTGAGCAAGGAAGCGATCGACGCGCTGTCCCACAAGCTGGGCCTGGACCAGGGCATCGTGCCGCGGTACTTCAGCTGGCTCGGCGACTTCCTGTCGGGTGACTGGGGCACGTCGATCGCGCAGGGCAACGCGCTCCAGCCGGTCGCGCCGAAGGTGATGGCCGCGTTCGGCGTCACGTTCAAGCTGGTCGTCGGGGCCGAGATCCTCGCGCTGATCATCGGCATCATCGTCGGCGTGCTCGCCGCGGTGAAGCAGTACTCGATCATCGACTACCTCGCCACGACGCTGGCCTTCCTGCTGTTCTCGATGCCCATCTTCTGCATCGCGATCGTGCTGAAGAACTACGCGATCGAGATCAACGGCTGGGTGCGCGACCTCGGCCTGCAGGACGTCCTCGGCAATCCATGGCTGCGCACCACCAGCCCGGAACAGCTGAAAACGGACGGCGTCGGGGACTTCATAACCAGCACGATCGGTGCCTACCTGCTCCCGACGCTGTCGATCATGGCCATCAGCTTCGCCGCGTACAGCCGGTTCCAGCGGGCCTCGATGCTCGAGGTGATGGGCTCGGACTACGTGCGCACCGCGCGGGCCAAGGGCCTCGCGAACGGCCGGGTCATCTTCCGGCACGCGTTCCGCAACGCCCTGATCCCCGTGACGACCCTGTTCTCGGTGAACTTCGGCTCGGTGCTCGCCGGCGCGATCATCACCGAAACGGTGTTCAACTGGCACGGTATGGGCACATTGCTGGTGGAAGCCGTCAACAAGAACGACACTCAGGTGATGATGGGCTGGCTCGTGGTCATCGCCACCAGCGTGATCATCGCCAACCTGATCGCCGACCTGGTGTACGGCATCCTGGACCCGAGGATTCGCGTTGGCTGA
- a CDS encoding ABC transporter ATP-binding protein — MSTEATSADVAGVSGSVLSISDLSVSFQTEDGVVDAVKGIGFDVQPGEIVAVVGESGSGKSVTSMSVLGLLPKTSRIAGELRLGERNLADLKEKEMQKIRGNQVAMIFQEPMTALNPVYTVGWQLREALRSHLDISKAAADKRAVELIDLVGIPNPELRFKQYPHQLSGGLRQRVVIAMAIACDPKVIIADEPTTALDVTVQAEILGLLRKLRDTLDTAIVLITHDMGVVADMADRVIVMYQGEIVEEAPVRELFASPKEDYTRRLLAAVPVLGQRPEGRRLLDDAGIATDSTEAAKIAEEIRLADAELEAVIEEAAPALEIKNLVLEYPGRRGQGKNRAVDDVSLTIAKGEIVGLVGESGSGKTTVGRCAVGLLRATEGTIAIAGKDITKMSAKELRPLRRYFSIVFQDPASTLDPKMTIGESIAEPMVLHKVLSGKELSARVRSLLDKVELGGHYMNRYPHELSGGQRQRVAIARALSLDPALLIADEPTSALDVSVQARVLDLFLDLQQSLQFACLFISHDLAVVDLLADRVAVMQYGKLVEVGTRDQVLHSPQQDYTRRLLSAAPVADPVLQAERRAAWEAGRLAPVAD; from the coding sequence GTGAGCACTGAAGCAACTTCGGCGGACGTCGCCGGCGTGTCCGGATCCGTTCTGTCGATCTCCGACCTGAGCGTGTCGTTCCAGACCGAGGACGGCGTCGTGGACGCCGTCAAGGGCATCGGTTTCGACGTGCAGCCCGGCGAGATCGTCGCGGTCGTCGGGGAGTCCGGGTCCGGCAAGTCCGTCACGTCGATGTCGGTGCTGGGCCTGCTGCCCAAGACCAGCCGGATCGCCGGCGAGCTGCGCCTCGGCGAGCGCAACCTGGCGGACCTCAAAGAGAAGGAAATGCAGAAGATCCGCGGCAACCAGGTCGCGATGATCTTCCAGGAGCCGATGACCGCGCTGAACCCGGTCTACACCGTCGGCTGGCAGCTGCGCGAGGCCCTGCGCTCGCACCTGGACATCTCCAAGGCCGCCGCGGACAAGCGCGCGGTCGAGCTGATCGACCTGGTCGGCATCCCGAACCCGGAGCTGCGGTTCAAGCAGTACCCGCACCAGCTCTCCGGCGGCCTGCGCCAGCGCGTCGTCATCGCCATGGCGATCGCCTGCGACCCGAAGGTCATCATCGCCGACGAGCCGACCACCGCGCTCGACGTCACGGTGCAGGCGGAGATCCTGGGCCTGCTGCGCAAGCTGCGCGACACCCTCGACACGGCGATCGTGCTGATCACCCACGACATGGGCGTCGTCGCCGACATGGCCGACCGCGTCATCGTCATGTACCAGGGCGAGATCGTCGAAGAGGCGCCGGTGCGCGAGCTGTTCGCGTCGCCGAAGGAGGACTACACCCGGCGGCTGCTCGCCGCGGTGCCGGTGCTCGGCCAGCGTCCGGAGGGCCGTCGCCTGCTCGACGACGCCGGGATCGCCACCGACAGCACCGAGGCGGCCAAGATCGCCGAGGAGATCCGGCTGGCCGACGCGGAGCTCGAGGCCGTGATCGAGGAGGCCGCGCCGGCCCTCGAGATCAAGAACCTGGTGCTCGAGTACCCCGGCCGCCGCGGTCAGGGCAAGAACCGCGCGGTGGACGACGTCTCGCTGACCATCGCCAAGGGCGAGATCGTCGGCCTGGTGGGCGAGTCCGGCTCGGGCAAGACGACCGTCGGCCGCTGTGCCGTCGGCCTGCTGCGGGCGACCGAGGGCACGATCGCGATCGCCGGCAAGGACATCACGAAGATGTCGGCGAAGGAGCTTCGCCCGCTTCGCCGGTACTTCTCGATCGTGTTCCAGGACCCGGCGTCCACTCTGGACCCGAAGATGACGATCGGCGAGTCGATCGCCGAGCCGATGGTGCTGCACAAGGTGCTGTCCGGCAAGGAGCTGTCGGCCCGCGTGCGGTCGCTGCTCGACAAGGTCGAGCTGGGCGGGCACTACATGAACCGCTACCCGCACGAGCTCTCCGGCGGCCAGCGCCAGCGCGTGGCGATCGCCCGGGCGCTGTCCCTGGACCCGGCGCTGCTCATCGCGGACGAGCCGACGTCGGCGCTGGACGTCTCGGTGCAGGCCCGCGTGCTGGACCTGTTCCTCGACCTGCAGCAGTCGCTGCAGTTCGCGTGCCTGTTCATCAGCCACGACCTCGCGGTGGTCGACCTGCTCGCCGACCGCGTCGCGGTGATGCAGTACGGCAAGCTGGTCGAGGTCGGCACGCGCGACCAGGTGCTGCACTCGCCGCAGCAGGACTACACGCGCCGCCTGCTGTCGGCGGCGCCGGTCGCGGACCCGGTGCTGCAGGCCGAGCGCCGCGCGGCCTGGGAGGCCGGCAGGCTGGCCCCCGTGGCCGACTGA
- the typA gene encoding translational GTPase TypA, with translation MPAASATVETGRPTGKTRPDLRNVAIVAHVDHGKTTLVDAMLRQSGAFAERAELVDRVMDSGELEREKGITILAKNTSIHRQTPEGSVTINVIDTPGHADFGGEVERGLAMVDGVVLLVDASEGPLPQTRFVLRKTLEAGLPVILLVNKTDRPDARIAEVVEETHDLLLELASDIEDADHDAILDLPVVYASARAGKASLEQPADGEIPESENLDPLFDTLLRHVPPPAADLDAPLQALVTNLDASNFLGRIALIRIHAGRLRKGQTVAWMREDGTVQNVRISELLVTEALTRVPATEASAGELVAIAGIPDITIGDTLADSENPVALPRITVDEPAISMTIGVNTSPLAGRNGGDKVTARLVKARLDQELIGNVSIRVLPTERPDTWEVQGRGELALAILVEQMRREGFELTVGKPQVVLRTIDGKLHEPFERLYIDSPEEHLGAITQLLAARKGRMEDMSGNGTGRIKLEYVLPSRGLISFRTDFLTETRGTGIANHVFEGYFPWAGEIRTRHSGSLVADRTGPVTAYAMIQLADRGTFFVEPGAEVYEGMVVGENPRFEDLDINITKEKKLTNMRQSSADVMETLARPRKMGLEEALEFCSVDECVEVAPEVVRVRKVTLDVNTRAKERSRAKSRDNS, from the coding sequence GTGCCCGCAGCCAGCGCTACCGTCGAAACCGGCCGGCCGACCGGTAAGACCCGGCCCGACCTGCGCAACGTCGCGATCGTCGCCCACGTCGACCACGGCAAGACGACCCTCGTCGACGCGATGCTGCGCCAGTCCGGCGCCTTCGCCGAGCGGGCCGAGCTCGTGGACCGGGTGATGGACTCGGGCGAGCTCGAGCGCGAAAAGGGCATCACGATCCTGGCGAAGAACACCTCGATCCACCGCCAGACGCCCGAGGGGTCCGTGACGATCAACGTCATCGACACCCCCGGCCACGCCGACTTCGGCGGCGAGGTCGAGCGCGGCCTGGCCATGGTCGACGGCGTCGTCCTGCTGGTCGACGCCAGCGAGGGCCCGCTCCCGCAGACCCGCTTCGTGCTGCGCAAGACCCTCGAAGCCGGCCTGCCGGTGATCCTGCTGGTCAACAAGACCGACCGCCCCGACGCCCGGATCGCCGAGGTCGTCGAGGAGACCCACGACCTGCTGCTCGAGCTGGCCAGCGACATCGAGGACGCCGACCACGACGCGATCCTCGACCTGCCGGTCGTCTACGCCTCCGCGCGTGCCGGCAAGGCGAGCCTGGAGCAGCCCGCCGATGGGGAGATCCCCGAGAGCGAGAACCTCGACCCGCTGTTCGACACCCTGCTCCGGCACGTGCCGCCGCCCGCCGCCGACCTCGACGCCCCGCTGCAGGCGCTGGTCACCAACCTCGACGCGTCGAACTTCCTCGGCCGCATCGCGCTGATCCGCATCCACGCCGGCCGGCTGCGCAAGGGCCAGACCGTGGCCTGGATGCGCGAAGACGGCACGGTGCAGAACGTCCGCATCTCCGAGCTGCTGGTCACCGAGGCGCTGACCCGCGTCCCGGCGACCGAGGCCAGCGCCGGCGAGCTCGTCGCCATCGCGGGCATCCCGGACATCACGATCGGCGACACCCTCGCCGACTCCGAGAACCCGGTGGCGCTGCCCCGGATCACCGTCGACGAGCCCGCGATCTCGATGACCATCGGCGTCAACACCTCGCCGCTGGCCGGGCGCAACGGCGGCGACAAGGTCACCGCGCGGCTGGTCAAGGCCCGCCTCGACCAGGAGCTGATCGGCAACGTCTCGATCCGCGTGCTGCCGACCGAGCGCCCCGACACCTGGGAGGTCCAGGGTCGTGGCGAGCTGGCGCTGGCGATCCTCGTCGAGCAGATGCGGCGCGAGGGCTTCGAGCTGACCGTCGGCAAGCCGCAGGTGGTGCTGCGCACGATCGACGGCAAGCTGCACGAGCCGTTCGAGCGCCTCTACATCGACTCGCCGGAGGAGCACCTCGGCGCGATCACCCAGCTCCTGGCCGCCCGCAAGGGCCGCATGGAGGACATGAGCGGCAACGGCACCGGCCGGATCAAGCTGGAGTACGTGCTCCCGTCGCGCGGCCTGATCAGCTTCCGCACGGACTTCCTCACCGAGACCCGCGGCACCGGCATCGCGAACCACGTGTTCGAGGGCTACTTCCCCTGGGCGGGTGAGATCCGCACCCGGCACAGCGGCTCCTTGGTCGCCGACCGCACCGGCCCGGTCACCGCGTACGCGATGATCCAGCTGGCCGACCGCGGCACCTTCTTCGTCGAGCCGGGCGCCGAGGTGTACGAGGGCATGGTCGTGGGCGAGAACCCGCGCTTCGAGGACCTCGACATCAACATCACCAAGGAGAAGAAGCTGACCAACATGCGTCAGTCCTCCGCCGACGTGATGGAGACGCTGGCCCGCCCGCGCAAGATGGGCCTGGAAGAGGCGCTGGAGTTCTGCTCGGTCGACGAGTGCGTCGAGGTCGCGCCCGAGGTCGTCCGGGTCCGCAAGGTCACGCTGGACGTCAACACCCGCGCGAAGGAGCGTTCGCGCGCGAAGAGCCGCGACAACAGCTGA
- a CDS encoding ABC transporter family substrate-binding protein, producing the protein MRVNRKAVPVLALATVLVTACSNTPPPPVVSSSVPPASTTGKTPSQIVVGVDDVLGGYNPHNLADSSQVTSALSQLLLPSVFRQKDDGSTQLDENLMKSAQVVSQQPFVVAYEIRPDASWSDGAPIAAEDFDYLRTQMRDQPGVIGPAGYRQITDLQSREGGKRVEVTFAKPYPGWQTLFSDLLPAHLLKDAPDGWRGALASNFPAIAGPFSIKSLDTARGEVILERNERYWEKPAAIDRIVLRRSDQNTLLAALRSGNDQFALARTTGDELKLLGELGPAVQLHTVARPLVADVLLRPVSATLHDTQVRAGVAALIDRSKLITEGVNGGPSSQLHADAQVKAPSVTGYTATIPPGPPTAPDVAKAEESLKAAGYAKTAGTWRKNGKALSLVIASPGTQEPYATIAKELTSQLVAQGVEVNAITPQPRDLFSGLLAMPVAGGVQQPTGDSAGSVGVDIAVVPQAVGGDTASVLASTFGCRPEQTASGTDTTKPVVPGNSAGFCDPSLQSSIDAALSGATPIAEALTTLEPELWRQNVVLPLFQLADTLAIGSGISGVTPGPPMVGPFGSAVNWTRGPK; encoded by the coding sequence GTGCGGGTGAATCGCAAGGCGGTGCCGGTGCTGGCGCTCGCGACCGTGCTGGTCACCGCCTGCTCGAACACCCCGCCACCGCCGGTGGTGTCCTCGTCGGTCCCGCCGGCGTCGACCACCGGGAAGACGCCGTCGCAGATCGTCGTCGGGGTCGACGACGTGCTCGGCGGGTACAACCCGCACAACCTGGCCGACTCCTCGCAGGTGACCTCCGCGCTGTCGCAGCTGCTGCTGCCCTCGGTGTTCCGCCAGAAGGACGACGGCAGCACCCAGCTCGACGAGAACCTGATGAAGTCCGCGCAGGTGGTCTCCCAGCAGCCGTTCGTGGTCGCCTACGAGATCCGGCCGGACGCGTCCTGGTCCGACGGCGCGCCCATCGCCGCCGAGGACTTCGACTACCTGCGCACCCAGATGCGCGACCAGCCGGGCGTCATCGGGCCCGCCGGCTACCGGCAGATCACCGACCTGCAGTCCCGCGAAGGCGGCAAGCGCGTCGAGGTCACCTTCGCCAAGCCGTACCCCGGCTGGCAGACGCTGTTCTCGGACCTGCTGCCCGCCCACCTGCTCAAGGACGCACCCGACGGCTGGCGCGGGGCCCTGGCCTCGAACTTCCCGGCCATCGCCGGCCCGTTCTCGATCAAGAGCCTGGACACCGCCCGCGGCGAGGTGATCCTCGAGCGCAACGAGCGCTACTGGGAGAAGCCCGCGGCGATCGACCGGATCGTGCTGCGCCGCTCGGACCAGAACACCCTGCTGGCGGCGCTGCGCAGCGGCAACGACCAGTTCGCCCTGGCCAGGACCACCGGCGACGAGCTCAAGCTGCTCGGCGAGCTCGGCCCGGCCGTGCAGCTGCACACCGTGGCCCGGCCCCTGGTGGCCGATGTGCTGCTGCGGCCGGTCAGCGCGACGCTCCACGACACGCAGGTCCGCGCCGGGGTGGCCGCGCTGATCGACCGGTCCAAGCTGATCACCGAAGGCGTCAACGGCGGCCCGTCGTCGCAGCTGCACGCCGACGCGCAGGTCAAGGCGCCGTCGGTGACCGGGTACACCGCGACCATCCCGCCCGGCCCGCCGACAGCGCCCGACGTCGCCAAGGCCGAGGAGTCGCTGAAGGCGGCCGGCTACGCCAAGACCGCGGGCACCTGGCGCAAGAACGGCAAGGCGCTTTCGCTGGTCATCGCCTCGCCCGGCACCCAGGAGCCGTACGCGACGATCGCCAAGGAGCTCACCAGCCAGCTCGTCGCGCAGGGCGTCGAGGTCAACGCGATCACGCCGCAGCCGCGCGACCTGTTCAGCGGCCTGCTCGCGATGCCGGTGGCCGGCGGGGTCCAGCAGCCGACCGGGGACTCGGCGGGCAGCGTCGGGGTCGACATCGCGGTCGTGCCCCAGGCGGTCGGCGGCGACACGGCGTCGGTGCTCGCGTCGACCTTCGGCTGCCGCCCGGAGCAGACGGCGTCGGGGACGGACACGACGAAACCCGTCGTTCCGGGCAATTCGGCGGGCTTCTGCGATCCGTCGCTGCAGTCGTCGATCGACGCGGCGCTGTCCGGGGCGACGCCGATCGCCGAGGCCCTGACCACCCTGGAGCCTGAACTTTGGCGCCAGAACGTGGTGCTCCCGCTGTTCCAGCTGGCTGACACCCTGGCGATCGGTTCGGGCATCTCGGGCGTCACGCCGGGTCCTCCGATGGTGGGCCCTTTCGGGTCCGCCGTGAACTGGACTCGCGGCCCGAAGTAA
- a CDS encoding ABC transporter permease yields the protein MADLNSLLASETATKDGTLPPDALPEPRSQGKLVLRKFLHHKLAMASTCVLVLIILLSIILPLFWKHSYEDSSFPSFAKPSGDFPLGTTQVGKDMVSQILRGTQFSLLIALTVSILSTVVGVVLGAMAGYLRRFTDSAVSRVTDLFLIIPQIAAAAILAKVFGSGSWYIVALVLAAFGWMQIARITRAEAMSLSQREFVDAARASGAGTFRIIFKHLVPNMVGSITVNATLAVAQAVLAEAALSFIGLGVQLPDTSLGRVILENYAQLQTRPALFFGPFIVLVLISLTINFIGDGLRDAFDPRQRRMKA from the coding sequence TTGGCTGACTTGAACTCCCTTCTCGCGAGCGAGACCGCGACCAAGGACGGAACGCTCCCGCCGGACGCGCTGCCCGAACCCCGGAGCCAGGGCAAGCTGGTGCTCCGGAAGTTCCTGCACCACAAGCTGGCCATGGCGTCGACCTGCGTGCTGGTGCTGATCATCCTGCTCAGCATCATCCTGCCGCTCTTCTGGAAGCACAGCTACGAGGACAGCTCCTTCCCGTCCTTCGCCAAGCCGAGCGGCGACTTCCCGCTGGGCACGACGCAGGTCGGCAAGGACATGGTGTCGCAGATCCTGCGCGGCACCCAGTTCTCGCTGCTGATCGCCCTCACGGTGTCGATCCTGTCGACGGTCGTCGGTGTCGTGCTCGGCGCGATGGCGGGCTACCTGCGCCGGTTCACCGACTCGGCAGTCTCGCGGGTGACGGACCTGTTCCTGATCATCCCGCAGATCGCCGCGGCGGCCATCCTGGCGAAGGTGTTCGGGAGCGGCTCCTGGTACATCGTCGCGCTGGTGCTGGCGGCGTTCGGCTGGATGCAGATCGCCCGGATCACCCGCGCCGAAGCGATGTCGCTGTCCCAGCGCGAGTTCGTCGACGCGGCTCGCGCTTCGGGTGCCGGCACGTTCCGGATCATCTTCAAGCACCTCGTCCCGAACATGGTCGGCAGCATCACGGTCAACGCGACCCTCGCGGTCGCGCAGGCCGTGCTGGCGGAAGCCGCGCTGTCGTTCATCGGCCTCGGTGTCCAGCTGCCGGACACCTCGCTCGGCCGCGTCATCCTGGAGAACTACGCCCAGCTGCAGACGCGGCCGGCGCTGTTCTTCGGCCCGTTCATCGTGCTCGTGCTGATTTCACTGACGATCAACTTCATCGGTGACGGTCTTCGCGACGCCTTCGACCCGCGTCAGCGGAGAATGAAGGCCTGA
- a CDS encoding ABC transporter permease, whose translation MNLVLYVLRRLAVSVPVLLIGTFLCFVMVANTGDPLGELRSKPGINPQAIADTEHKLGLDQSVFARYFTWLGHFLSGDWGISIAQGNAFQPVAPKVMAAFRVTLELVLAASVLALFFGVLVGVLAAVKQYSIWDYVATTLAFLMFSMPIFCIAIVLKGYAIRFNGWVRQLGLADVLGDPWLRTTSPESLSATGVGDALAKYVGAFLLPTLSIMAITFAAYSRFQRASMLEVLGADYVRTARAKGVSNSRVIWRHAFRNALIPVMTLFSVNFGATVTGAIITETVFNWHGMGTLLVEAVNKNDPQVLMGWLVVIAASVVVANLVADLMYGILDPRIRVG comes from the coding sequence ATGAATCTCGTGCTCTACGTGCTCCGCAGGCTGGCCGTCTCCGTCCCGGTCCTGCTGATCGGCACCTTCCTCTGCTTCGTCATGGTGGCCAACACGGGCGACCCGCTCGGGGAGCTGCGGAGCAAACCCGGGATCAATCCCCAGGCCATCGCCGACACCGAGCACAAGCTGGGCCTGGACCAGAGCGTCTTCGCGCGGTACTTCACCTGGCTCGGCCACTTCCTGAGCGGCGACTGGGGCATCTCCATCGCGCAGGGCAACGCGTTCCAGCCGGTGGCGCCGAAGGTGATGGCGGCGTTCCGCGTGACGCTCGAACTGGTGCTGGCGGCGTCGGTGCTGGCCCTGTTCTTCGGCGTGCTGGTCGGGGTCCTCGCGGCGGTCAAGCAGTACTCGATCTGGGACTACGTCGCGACGACGCTGGCGTTCCTGATGTTCTCGATGCCGATCTTCTGCATCGCCATCGTCCTCAAGGGCTACGCGATCCGCTTCAACGGCTGGGTGCGGCAGCTGGGCCTGGCCGACGTCCTCGGCGACCCGTGGCTGCGCACGACGAGCCCGGAGAGCCTCTCGGCGACCGGCGTCGGCGACGCGCTCGCGAAGTACGTCGGCGCGTTCCTGCTGCCGACCCTGTCGATCATGGCCATCACGTTCGCCGCGTACAGCCGGTTCCAGCGGGCGTCGATGCTGGAGGTCCTGGGCGCCGACTACGTCCGCACGGCGCGCGCCAAGGGCGTCTCGAACAGCCGCGTGATCTGGCGGCACGCGTTCCGCAACGCGCTGATCCCGGTGATGACGCTGTTCTCGGTCAACTTCGGCGCCACGGTGACGGGCGCGATCATCACGGAGACGGTCTTCAACTGGCACGGCATGGGCACGCTGCTGGTGGAGGCCGTCAACAAGAACGACCCCCAGGTGCTGATGGGCTGGCTGGTGGTGATCGCGGCGAGCGTGGTGGTGGCGAACCTGGTGGCCGACCTGATGTACGGCATCCTCGACCCCCGCATCCGCGTGGGTTGA